The Desulfatibacillum aliphaticivorans DSM 15576 DNA window GATCGGACGAGGGCGGTTTGCTGGAATTACCGGAGTTCTTGTTGAGCTGGGCTTCCAATTTTTCAATGCGTTTGTTTTGCTGTTGAATGATTTGGCCCTGTTCCTGAACAAGCTGGGTGAGTTGGTCCACGGATTGTTGAAGCTGTTGGACGGTGCGTTCCAGATAGAGCACATACTCACGCATAGGTTGGGGAGTGAGTTGCCAGTCCAGGTCGGATATGGGGCGCTTGGGTTTCATGAAACAACCCTAGCACATAACACAGAGGACGTCTAGTAGGAATAATTCCTAAGTAGGACTTTTTTTAGCCCCCTGAACGCTTACTTTTTATTTATGGATCATATTTTTGAAAATACGATCCACAAGTCCCTTTGTGAATAACACAATAGCAACTAAATATAGGCATGGTGCGCCGATAATAACGCTGTGAAAATAATTATACAGCATTGCCTATTGGGCGCAGCGGAACGGATTTACCGTCCTAAAGAACCAAAAGGACCAGCAGGCCGAGAAGGGTGACCGAAAGAAGAATGCCCCCCACCAGGGAGCCGAATTTCCAGCCGCCGGAGTAAACGGCGATGCCGCTCTTGACCACGCTGTTGGAGACCACGGCAATGGTTATGCCGACGGCCCCCACATGCCGGTCGAGGGTGAGGCTTTTCGTCTGCTCCACGATGGAAAGGGTGATGGGGTCCACGTCCGCCAGGCCGCTCACCAGGGAGGCCAGGTACAGGCCCTGGTCGCCCAGGGCGTTCTGGGCGATCTTAGCCGCAAAGAGGATTCCCACGAAAACCAGGGCGAACTTGAGGGCAGGCCCAATGGAAAAGGGGTTGGAAAGGGTCAGTTCATCGGCTTCAGTGCGTTTGCCGGCCGTCCCCTGGTTATGGGCGCCGCGCCACAGGAAGATGGAGGCGATGAAGGCCCCTGCCATCATGGCGCCGATGGACCAGACCAGTTCCCGGGTCAGGGCGCGATCCAGGATGAAAACCACCATTAGAACCCGTGCGAACATGGTGGCATTTGCAATGACCGTGGCCATGGCGCAGGCTTTCCTTAAAGCCGGGGCGCTCTTGGCCTGGGCCGCCATGGAGGCCGTCACCGCCGTGGAAGAGGTGAGCCCTCCGAACAGCCCGGTTATTCCCAAGCCCCGCTGGGCTCCGAGAAACTTGGTGCAGAAATACCCCACAAAGCTGATGCCCGAGATCAGGATCACCAAAAATGTCACCTTGTAGGGATTGAAAACATCATAAGGCCCGATGGTGCGGTTGGGAATGAGGGGAAGAAGGATGAGGATGATGACCAGGAACTTAAGCGTGTCAGTGAACTCGATGCGCTTGAGCTTCCCCAGCAGCTTGGGCATATTGCCTTTCATGGCCAGGAGTATGGTGATGATCAGGGCCAGCACCACGGCCGAGTGGGCTTGGTGATAGCATAATGCGCCAAGGGCCGCACAGACCACTCCGGCGATTTCCGTGGTGATGCCCGGATCCGGGTCCCGGTCGAGGACGTATTTCAAGGCCAGAAAAAGGATCAGACCGGCCAGGATGACCGGCGCGGCAAAGGAGTATTCATTGCCCAGAAGGGCTGCGGCGAACCCGCCCAGAGAGAGAATGGAAAAGGTGCGCACGCCCAGGAGGGTGTTGGGCGGGCCTTCTTCCTCCTCCCCTGGCTTGTCGCAGCTCTTGGACGAGGGAGCCAGGCTCCGTTCCAGCCCAATTAAGATGCCTATTCCCAGCGCGTACAGGATTTTTTCAAAAGTCGCCCAGTCCAGATCCATAAATCAACCTTCCCTCTTTTTTATCCCAGATTAAGAGATCTTCCCCTTGAAAAATGTTAAGCTGGTTAGGATTTCATCAGCTATCATATTCCAACAGGCAAAACAACATAATGAAAACCCGTTTTTGGGCGGCACGCTTCTTTCGTTGAAGCTCAGAAACTCGTCTATATTCCTCATTTAACTGTTGCAAATTTTGCAACAGGCGCCTCCCGAAATATCCGTAATTCATTATAAATTGGATTGATACTTGTCTTTGACCTCTTTCAGCTTAAAGGGAATGCCCAGCTTTTTCATCTTAGTGCGAAGCGTGCTTGGATTGACGTCCAGGATTTTTGCGGCGCCGTTGGGCCCGTTGATCCTGCCTTTGGTCAGGGCCAAAACGTTTTCTATGTGGTCCGCCACCACGGTTTCTAAAGGAAGAGGTGTTTTGGATTTTTCCTTGTACGCCCCGAATTTCGCCCCTCCCTCGGTTTTGGCGATGTTCAGGTTTTTGAACGACAAGGCGCCGCCGTCCCACAAAATAAGGGCCCTTTCTATGATGTTCTCCAACTCGCGCACGTTGCCGGGCCAGTGGTAGTTCATGAGGTGGTAAATGGCTTTGTTGTCCAGCTTGGGGGCGGGATATATTTTCAGGTCCCGGGATTTTTTCCGGATAAAATGGTCGGTGAGGGCGGGGATGTCATTTGTCCTGGTGCGCAACGGAGGGACGACAATGGGAAACACGTTGATCCTGTAATACAAATCCTCCCGGAACGTCCCTTCGGAAACCATCCTGGCCAGGTTCCGGTGAGTGGCCGCAATAATCCGTGCGTTCACCTTAATGGACTTGGACCCGCCCACCCGCTCGATTTCCTGGCTCTGGAGCACGCGCAAAAGCTTGACCTGGATGTCCGGCTTCAACTCCCCTATTTCGTCCAAAAAAATCGTCCCGTGATGGGCGCGTTCAAAGCGCCCTTTTCGCCTTTCGGAGGCGCCGGTGAAGGCTCCGGCTTCATGGCCGAAAAGCTCGCTTTCCACCAGGGTTTCCGGTATGGCGCCGCAATTGACGATAATCAGCGGCCCGTCCTTCCGGGGGGACATGGAATGGATGGCGTTGGCGATCAACTCTTTGCCCACCCCTGTCTCTCCGTTTATCAATACAGGGGTGTTTTGCGGAGCGATGAGGTTGATCATTTTCACCACGTCCCGAAGGCCCTGGTTGCGCCCGATTATCTCGTTGGGGGTGATCCGCTTTTTCTGAAGTTCAAGCCGATCATCCAGAATGCTTTTTAATTTGACGACCTCCTGCATGAGGAGCAGATTGCCCACAGCCATGGAGAAAGGAATCTTCAGCAGGGAAAAAAGCTCCAGCTCCCCTTGCGTATAGCGGTCCCTGCCATGGGCCGCGACGGTGACGGAGCCAAAGCGCTTCCCCTCCCTTTTAAGAAACATGGAAATACTGGAGTAATTCCGCCCGGTGAACGCCAGCAGCGTTTCACTGATCGGGTCCTCTTCCGGCCGATTGATAATCCGGATGTCCGGGAGGGTTTGGCTCCTTAAAAAATCCCGCGTCTTCGGGGGCATCAGGAGTATGGCCTCCTTCATTTCCTCGGGGAAGCCGCCCGATATTGGGTTTTCTTCGTCCCGGGGCTGCCAGACAATCGTCCGAATGGATTTTAAGGACGGCTCCAATAGCTGGATCGCCAAACCATCCGCGGGCATGTATTTCGCCAACACAAGCAGGCAATGATGGATGACGGCCTCAAGCTCCCCGTCCTCGCCCAGGGCCTGGGTCGTCTCCCGATAAAAGGCGTCCGCTTTGACCATGCACCCTCTCCTTTGTTATTGATTGCCCTTATATATATCAAAAATGCGGAATAAAGCAAATATATCTTTCTTTTGATTGATTATTCTTCATAAATAATAGGAGTTTATCGAGAAAATATTAATAGAACTGAGATAGATTGACATATTTATGCAATAACGCGCTTTTATTTACTTTATACCGCATAAATTTTCATCCCAAAAACTTATGGCGCTATAAGCAACTTTTAATATTAGCAATAATAATATAGCCGCTTGCTGGCATAATCTCTGCAGAACAGTCAAAAAGGCCCTCTTAACCTATCTTTTAATCAACCTCAACAGGAGCGGTTATGGATTACAACCTGACGAAGCAGCAGATTGCCTTAAAAAAGGAGTTTGAACATTTTTTTCAGGAGGAAATGAAAAAAGCGCCGCCGGAGTACTGGCAAAGCGGGCAGTTTGAAACGGTCTACATCTCGGATGCCGGGTGGGAATTTTATAAATACATGAAGGGCAGATACGCCGAAAAAGGCTGGGCCGCCCTGGCCTGGCCCATAGAATACGGCGGCGCCGGCCTCACCTTGATGGAGCAGTTGCTGTTTGACGAAGCCCAGTCATTATACGGGGCGCCCCGCGACATCTACGGCATCCGAATGTTCGGGCAAGCCGTCCTGGTGTTCGCCACGGAGGAGCAAAGGAAAAGGATTCTGCCCCCCATTGTCAGCGGGGAAATTCAGTACTGCCAGGGCTGGAGCGAGCCTAATGCGGGCTCCGACCTTGCGGCCTTGACCACAACCGCTGTTCGGGACGGGAATGAATATGTGGTCAACGGCCAGAAAACATGGACCAGCGGGGCGCATCGCTCGGACAAAATTTTTCTGCTTGCCAGGACGGACCCGAATTCCTCGCGGGGGGAAGGGCTTTCGGTGTTCAACGTGGATTTGAAGCTGCCCGGGATAGAAATCAGGCCGGTCCATTTTATGAACGGGGATCATGTTTTCAATGAAGTCTATTTTACGGACGTCAGGGTTCCCGCATCCGAACTCATTGGGGGGGAGGAAAACGACGGCTGGCGTCAGACCCGGGCCACCATGAATTTCGAGCGGTCCCTGATAGCATTTTTCGCTGGGACCAGGCGGCGTCTGGACGAATTTATCGAATATGTAAAGACAACCAAGCGCGACGGCCGCTATCTGGCGGAAAACCCCATCATCCGGCATAAGATCGCACAACTCCATGTGGACATCGAAGTGGGGCGCTCTCTTGCTTATTCCACGGCGTTCGCCGAGTTAAGCGGGAACATGCTTTTTTCCGCGGCCGCGGCGTCGGAATCCCGCGTTTTCGGCGGCGAGTTGTACCAACGGGTTGCCAACGTGACTACTGAAATCATGGGCCTTTACGGGCAGGTGGAGTCTTCCAGGTGGGCCCCCCTCCATGGCATTGCCAGCGACGGCTATCAATTTAACATCGGATTCAACATAGGCGGCGGAACCTCGGAAATACAGCGCAACATCATTGCCTGGATCGGCCTGGGAATGCCCAGACTCAAAACCGTCAAAACCAAATAAGGGGGGTGCTCATGGATCTTTCTTTCAGTTCGACTCAGAAGCTGCTGCGGGATTCCGCGGCCAAATTTTTATCCGCGGAATGTCCTTACGCCCGGGTCAAGGAAATAGAAGATTCCGAGCAGGGATACGATCCTGTAATCTGGGCCCAAATGGCCGACCTGGGCTGGCTGGGATGCGCTTTGCCCGAGGAGTACGGCGGCACGGCCAGTTCGTTTGTGGACCTCATCATCATTCAGGAAGAGATCGGCAGGCGCCTGGCGCCCAGCCCCTTTTTCTCCACCGTGGTCCAGTGCAGCGAACTCATCCGGGCAGGAGGAAGCGAGGAGCAAAAATCCGAACTGCTCAACGCCATCGCCGAGGGCAGGTTGATTATGTCCCTGGCCCAATACGAGCCGGAGGCCAGCTACCTGGAATCGGGCATAAAAATGCAGGCCACTCCCCAGGGAGATCAATATATTCTCAGCGGCGTCAAAATGTTCGCCATGGACGCCAATATTTGCGGCAAGCTGATCACGGCGGCACGAGTTCCGGATATGGGCGTCACCCTTTTCCTGGTGGACGCGGATCATCCGGATATTTCCATCTCCAAAATTCCTACCATTGGAAAAGACAACGCCTGTGAGGTCATCCTGAATAACGCGGCGGTTCCCAAGTCTGACGTCATCGGGGAGGTCGGCGACGGGTGGGAGCTTCTTGAAAAAATGAACGCCAAAGCCGCCGTTGCAAAGGCCGCCGAGATGGTGGGCGGCAGCAAGGCCTGCGTGACTATGGCCGGCGAATACGCCAAAATGCGGGAGCAGTACGGCGTCCCCATCGGGGGCAATCAGGCCATCCAGCATTATCTGGCCAACATGCTCGTGGCCTACGACACCAGCTACAGCTATTTGTATCAGGTGGCCTGCATGGTTGATGAGGGCAGGGACTTCGCCTTGGAGGCCTCTACGCTCAAGGCTTGCTGCAACCAGAATTACAAGTTCATCAGCGAACGCGCCGTCCAAATACACGGGGCCATCGGAACAACCAGAGAATGCGACATCAGCCTGTTTTACCGAAAGGCCAAAGCGTGCGAATACGCCTGCGGCGACACCTTTCTGCATTTGGATAACATAGCTGACAGCCTGCTCTAAGTAGCCCCGGCTTGCTGCGGGGGACGTCATTTCAAAACAGGAACACGGATATTTTCAGCAATTATCCGGAAAGAGGGAGCTATGAAAAAAGACACTGTCCAACTCGACCGCCATGCCGGCGGATTGGTAAGATGGGCGACTCAAGGCCATATTGAAGTCAAGGAATTTTACACGCCGGAGGATGTCGCAGATCACTCCTATGAGGAAACCCTTGGAGACCCGGGCCAATATCCTTACACGCGGGGACTGTACCAAAGCATGTACCGGGACCGGCTTTGGCTTAAATCGTTCATCGTGGGCTATGCGACGGTGGAGGAGACCAACGAAGCCTTCAAAAAATACATTGCCGCCGGGATGAACGACTTAAGAATCGGCGGCGATTTGAACGCCCAGGTGGGGCTGGACCCGGATCATCCTTCCGCGTTCAACTCCATTTCGTGCGCCGGCCCCACCGTGCCCGGGCTGTACCGGTTCGAAAAAATTCTTGAGGGCATTGATCTGGAGCAGGGGGTGTACGAACTGGGCGACGCCAGCCCTTCCAGTTGCCTGTTTCGTTACTCCATGCTGCTGGCTTTGATGGAAAACCAGGAAAAGGACATCAGCAGAATTCGGGGGAACGCCGTCAACGACCCCATCCGGTCCAAGCTGGTATTCGGCATCCGCGATTTCACCACGGAAATCAATAAACGCATCTGCCTGGATTTTATCGAATTCTCGAAGAAGCATACGCCCAAATGGCACCCATTCTCACCCAACGGGGTGGACCTGAACCAGTCCGGCATGGACGCCGTGGCGGAAGTGGGCGGCGTTCTGGCTTTGGGCGAGGCCGTCTGCCGGGAGCTGCAAAACTCACGGGGCATATCCGTAGACGAATTCGGACCCATGGTGTTTTCCATGGACGCGGATTCGGATTTTTTTGAAACCATTGCAAAATTCCGGGTCGCCCGAAGGATGTGGGCCAGGATCGCGAAGGAGAAGCTGGGCGCGAAGACGGAAAGGGCCATGAAGTTGAAGATAGGCATCAGGACTTCGGGGCTTTCCCTCCAGGAGCAGAACCCCCTGAACAACGCCGCCCGGATCACCTTGCAAATTCTAAGCTGCGTTTTTGGGGGCGTTAACTCCCTGGACTCGTCGTGCATGGACGAAGCCCTGGGGCTGCCATCCTTCGAAGCCAGGATGTTCAGCTTGAACGCCCAGCACATCGTAACCCATGAAGCGAATATTCCCATGGTTGCGGACCCGCTTGGCGGATCCTACTACCTGGAGTGGCTGACAAACAAAATCGAATCGGACGTCACTGCCTATATGGCGGAAATGGAGGCCAACGGCGGAATATTCGAATGCATGGAAAACGATTGGCTAAAAGGCAAGATGCTGGAAAACCGCAGGAAAGTCCAGAAGGAGAGGCAGGACGGCAAACGGCTGATCATCGGTGTGGACGCGTTCAAATACCCGGAGGGGCCCATCAATCAGGCGATCA harbors:
- a CDS encoding acyl-CoA dehydrogenase family protein; the protein is MDLSFSSTQKLLRDSAAKFLSAECPYARVKEIEDSEQGYDPVIWAQMADLGWLGCALPEEYGGTASSFVDLIIIQEEIGRRLAPSPFFSTVVQCSELIRAGGSEEQKSELLNAIAEGRLIMSLAQYEPEASYLESGIKMQATPQGDQYILSGVKMFAMDANICGKLITAARVPDMGVTLFLVDADHPDISISKIPTIGKDNACEVILNNAAVPKSDVIGEVGDGWELLEKMNAKAAVAKAAEMVGGSKACVTMAGEYAKMREQYGVPIGGNQAIQHYLANMLVAYDTSYSYLYQVACMVDEGRDFALEASTLKACCNQNYKFISERAVQIHGAIGTTRECDISLFYRKAKACEYACGDTFLHLDNIADSLL
- a CDS encoding acyl-CoA mutase large subunit family protein → MKKDTVQLDRHAGGLVRWATQGHIEVKEFYTPEDVADHSYEETLGDPGQYPYTRGLYQSMYRDRLWLKSFIVGYATVEETNEAFKKYIAAGMNDLRIGGDLNAQVGLDPDHPSAFNSISCAGPTVPGLYRFEKILEGIDLEQGVYELGDASPSSCLFRYSMLLALMENQEKDISRIRGNAVNDPIRSKLVFGIRDFTTEINKRICLDFIEFSKKHTPKWHPFSPNGVDLNQSGMDAVAEVGGVLALGEAVCRELQNSRGISVDEFGPMVFSMDADSDFFETIAKFRVARRMWARIAKEKLGAKTERAMKLKIGIRTSGLSLQEQNPLNNAARITLQILSCVFGGVNSLDSSCMDEALGLPSFEARMFSLNAQHIVTHEANIPMVADPLGGSYYLEWLTNKIESDVTAYMAEMEANGGIFECMENDWLKGKMLENRRKVQKERQDGKRLIIGVDAFKYPEGPINQAIIDSAYHAPPLDVRMKVLAELKEFRESRDPEKLKQGLKAVYLASKHGENVVRPIIDAIKAGMTLGEMVGVIRLGYSLPYDNLNQIDTPEYVKVMLKEAN
- a CDS encoding DUF6444 domain-containing protein, which translates into the protein MKPKRPISDLDWQLTPQPMREYVLYLERTVQQLQQSVDQLTQLVQEQGQIIQQQNKRIEKLEAQLNKNSGNSSKPPSSD
- a CDS encoding MgtC/SapB family protein, which produces MDLDWATFEKILYALGIGILIGLERSLAPSSKSCDKPGEEEEGPPNTLLGVRTFSILSLGGFAAALLGNEYSFAAPVILAGLILFLALKYVLDRDPDPGITTEIAGVVCAALGALCYHQAHSAVVLALIITILLAMKGNMPKLLGKLKRIEFTDTLKFLVIILILLPLIPNRTIGPYDVFNPYKVTFLVILISGISFVGYFCTKFLGAQRGLGITGLFGGLTSSTAVTASMAAQAKSAPALRKACAMATVIANATMFARVLMVVFILDRALTRELVWSIGAMMAGAFIASIFLWRGAHNQGTAGKRTEADELTLSNPFSIGPALKFALVFVGILFAAKIAQNALGDQGLYLASLVSGLADVDPITLSIVEQTKSLTLDRHVGAVGITIAVVSNSVVKSGIAVYSGGWKFGSLVGGILLSVTLLGLLVLLVL
- a CDS encoding sigma-54 interaction domain-containing protein; translation: MVKADAFYRETTQALGEDGELEAVIHHCLLVLAKYMPADGLAIQLLEPSLKSIRTIVWQPRDEENPISGGFPEEMKEAILLMPPKTRDFLRSQTLPDIRIINRPEEDPISETLLAFTGRNYSSISMFLKREGKRFGSVTVAAHGRDRYTQGELELFSLLKIPFSMAVGNLLLMQEVVKLKSILDDRLELQKKRITPNEIIGRNQGLRDVVKMINLIAPQNTPVLINGETGVGKELIANAIHSMSPRKDGPLIIVNCGAIPETLVESELFGHEAGAFTGASERRKGRFERAHHGTIFLDEIGELKPDIQVKLLRVLQSQEIERVGGSKSIKVNARIIAATHRNLARMVSEGTFREDLYYRINVFPIVVPPLRTRTNDIPALTDHFIRKKSRDLKIYPAPKLDNKAIYHLMNYHWPGNVRELENIIERALILWDGGALSFKNLNIAKTEGGAKFGAYKEKSKTPLPLETVVADHIENVLALTKGRINGPNGAAKILDVNPSTLRTKMKKLGIPFKLKEVKDKYQSNL
- a CDS encoding acyl-CoA dehydrogenase family protein, producing MDYNLTKQQIALKKEFEHFFQEEMKKAPPEYWQSGQFETVYISDAGWEFYKYMKGRYAEKGWAALAWPIEYGGAGLTLMEQLLFDEAQSLYGAPRDIYGIRMFGQAVLVFATEEQRKRILPPIVSGEIQYCQGWSEPNAGSDLAALTTTAVRDGNEYVVNGQKTWTSGAHRSDKIFLLARTDPNSSRGEGLSVFNVDLKLPGIEIRPVHFMNGDHVFNEVYFTDVRVPASELIGGEENDGWRQTRATMNFERSLIAFFAGTRRRLDEFIEYVKTTKRDGRYLAENPIIRHKIAQLHVDIEVGRSLAYSTAFAELSGNMLFSAAAASESRVFGGELYQRVANVTTEIMGLYGQVESSRWAPLHGIASDGYQFNIGFNIGGGTSEIQRNIIAWIGLGMPRLKTVKTK